In a single window of the Larimichthys crocea isolate SSNF chromosome XVII, L_crocea_2.0, whole genome shotgun sequence genome:
- the hmg20b gene encoding SWI/SNF-related matrix-associated actin-dependent regulator of chromatin subfamily E member 1-related isoform X2 — protein sequence MTDGVLFLFGQGDHRAIPRTKIMGGIKQEQSDASQQPKPSHSADQPQDEPKKRGWPKGKKRKKVLPNGPKAPVTGYVRFLNERREHMRARYPDLPFPEITKRLGAEWTRLAQNDKQRYLDEAEREKMQYAQELKEYQQTEAFQITTAKIQDKRIKKDTPSVIISTSSEPSLSKASDLSNRFDIPIFTEEFLDQNKAREAELRRLRKANIEFEEQNAVLQRHIKDMYNAKERLEAELGLDEKRTQALHQHLLAIKHTLVNSLSSVPLPGTGETPSLGNLDSYLSRLNGALEGNPHKHRALLTQLCEVLSHLDSEKL from the exons ATGACAGACGGCGTCCTCTTCCTGTTTGGTCAGGGGGATCATCGG GCAATCCCACGGACGAAGATCATGGGAGGTATCAAACAGGAGCAGAGTGATGCTTCACAGCAGCCCAAACCTTCACACTCAGCAGATCAGCCACAGGATGAG ccaAAGAAGAGAGGCTGGCcgaagggaaagaaaagaaagaaggtgcTCCCAAATGGTCCCAAGGCTCCAGTAACGGGATATGTCCGCTTCCTGAACGAACGACGAGAACATATGCGGGCCCGATACCCTGACTTACCTTTCCCAGAAATCACCAAGAGACTTGGAGCAGAGTGGACACGATTAGCCCAGAATGACAAACAG CGCTACCTGGACGAGGCGGAGCGGGAGAAGATGCAGTATGCTCAGGAACTGAAGGAATATCAGCAGACCGAGGCCTTTCAGATCACCACTGCTAAGATACAAGACAAGAGGATCAAGAAAG ACACTCCATCTGTCATCATCAGTACTAGTTCAGAGCCATCTTTATCAAAG GCTTCTGACCTCTCAAACAGATTTGACATCCCCATCTTCACAGAGGAGTTCCTCGATCAGAACAAAG CTCGAGAGGCTGAGTTACGACGGCTTCGTAAGGCCAACATAGAGTTTGAAGAGCAGAACGCAGTGCTCCAGCGGCACATTAAGGACATGTACAACGCTAAAGAGCGGCTGGAGGCTGAACTGGGGCTGGACGAGAAGCGCACGCAGGCTCTTCACCAACACTTGCTGGCCATTAAGCACACGTTGGTCAACAGTTTGTCATCAGTCCCCCTGCCAG GTACAGGTGAGACACCATCTCTTGGGAACCTGGACTCATACCTGAGTCGCCTCAATGGAGCGTTAGAGGGAAACCCTCACAAGCACCGTGCTCTGCTCACCCAGCTTTGCGAAGTTCTCTCTCATCTGGACAG TGAGAAGTTATGA
- the hmg20b gene encoding SWI/SNF-related matrix-associated actin-dependent regulator of chromatin subfamily E member 1-related isoform X1 produces the protein MTDGVLFLFGQGDHRAIPRTKIMGGIKQEQSDASQQPKPSHSADQPQDEPKKRGWPKGKKRKKVLPNGPKAPVTGYVRFLNERREHMRARYPDLPFPEITKRLGAEWTRLAQNDKQRYLDEAEREKMQYAQELKEYQQTEAFQITTAKIQDKRIKKEDTPSVIISTSSEPSLSKASDLSNRFDIPIFTEEFLDQNKAREAELRRLRKANIEFEEQNAVLQRHIKDMYNAKERLEAELGLDEKRTQALHQHLLAIKHTLVNSLSSVPLPGTGETPSLGNLDSYLSRLNGALEGNPHKHRALLTQLCEVLSHLDSEKL, from the exons ATGACAGACGGCGTCCTCTTCCTGTTTGGTCAGGGGGATCATCGG GCAATCCCACGGACGAAGATCATGGGAGGTATCAAACAGGAGCAGAGTGATGCTTCACAGCAGCCCAAACCTTCACACTCAGCAGATCAGCCACAGGATGAG ccaAAGAAGAGAGGCTGGCcgaagggaaagaaaagaaagaaggtgcTCCCAAATGGTCCCAAGGCTCCAGTAACGGGATATGTCCGCTTCCTGAACGAACGACGAGAACATATGCGGGCCCGATACCCTGACTTACCTTTCCCAGAAATCACCAAGAGACTTGGAGCAGAGTGGACACGATTAGCCCAGAATGACAAACAG CGCTACCTGGACGAGGCGGAGCGGGAGAAGATGCAGTATGCTCAGGAACTGAAGGAATATCAGCAGACCGAGGCCTTTCAGATCACCACTGCTAAGATACAAGACAAGAGGATCAAGAAAG aagACACTCCATCTGTCATCATCAGTACTAGTTCAGAGCCATCTTTATCAAAG GCTTCTGACCTCTCAAACAGATTTGACATCCCCATCTTCACAGAGGAGTTCCTCGATCAGAACAAAG CTCGAGAGGCTGAGTTACGACGGCTTCGTAAGGCCAACATAGAGTTTGAAGAGCAGAACGCAGTGCTCCAGCGGCACATTAAGGACATGTACAACGCTAAAGAGCGGCTGGAGGCTGAACTGGGGCTGGACGAGAAGCGCACGCAGGCTCTTCACCAACACTTGCTGGCCATTAAGCACACGTTGGTCAACAGTTTGTCATCAGTCCCCCTGCCAG GTACAGGTGAGACACCATCTCTTGGGAACCTGGACTCATACCTGAGTCGCCTCAATGGAGCGTTAGAGGGAAACCCTCACAAGCACCGTGCTCTGCTCACCCAGCTTTGCGAAGTTCTCTCTCATCTGGACAG TGAGAAGTTATGA